The following are encoded together in the Salvelinus alpinus chromosome 29, SLU_Salpinus.1, whole genome shotgun sequence genome:
- the LOC139558957 gene encoding autotaxin-like isoform X2, with the protein MLLGKLLVVLFALLAGSSVSVAYVFQASRPGEDAGSPPQTKTISDSLWVSSAGSCKGRCFELEEALPPGCRCDNLCKTYYSCCSDFDEHCLKTAGGFECSEDRCGETRNDEHACHCSEDCLEKGDCCTNYKALCKGDTKWVDGECEDITGPECPAGFIRPPLIMLSVDGFRASYMKKGKAVIPNLEKLRTCGTHAPYMRPVYPSKTFPNLYTLATGLYPESHGIVGNSMHDPVFDANFHLRGREKLNHRWWGGQPIWITAEKQGVKAGTFFWPWVIPLERRILTILRWLSLPDDERPYVYAVHSEQPDTFGHRLGPFSTELDNPLREIDNVIGQLMNGLKQMNLHRCVNIIVVGDHGMEEAHCDRTEFLSTYPVNVDEINLIPGSLGRIRARDPKSTTYDPKVVVANLTCKMPTQHFKPYLKQHLPKRLHYANNRRIEAVHLLMERKWHVAWKVPENRRHPGRCGFFGDHGFDNKITSMRTIFLGYGPSFMFQTKVAEFENIELYNVMCDLLGLVPAPNNGTHGSLNDMLKAPPFTPIMPEEVTAPTTSDTTSATTYDLGCSCDNENKVEENNQRFSPAADEATHLPFGRPAVIFQTTYSLLFHSDFISGYSQELSMPLWTSFTVPKQEEVTPLPEPEPVSECVRADLRVPPEHSQACTTYSQDTDVSYGFLYPPELALSPESKYDASLITNTVPMYPAFKKVWSYLQGTLLKRYAEENNGINVVTGPIFDNNYDGLRDTTMKIKEYAAVSAPVPTHYYVVITSCQDVNQTAGVCDGPLNVFSFLLPHRSDNDESCKSSEDESQWVEELLKLHTARVRDVEILTGLDLYRSTTLNYTQTLSLKTYLHTFESDT; encoded by the exons ATGTTACTGGGAAAATTG TTAGTTGTTCTCTTCGCACTCCTTGCGGGATCCAGTGTTAGTGTGGCATATGTCTTTCAAGCAAGTCGACCTGGAGAAGATGCAGGATCTCcgccacaaaccaaaa CTATCTCAGACTCCCTGTGGGTTAGTTCAGCAGGATCATGTAAGGGCAGATGTTTCGAATTGGAAGAAGCTTTACCGCCAGGTTGCAGATGTGACAACTTGTGCAAAACCTACTACAGCTGCTGCTCAGATTTCGATGAGCACTGTTTAAAAACAG CGGGTGGCTTTGAGTGCAGTGAAGATCGCTGTGGGGAGACGAGGAATGATGAGCATGCATGCCACTGCTCAGAAGATTGTCTGGAGAAAGGAGACTGCTGCACCAACTACAAAGCCCTCTGCAAAG GAGACACTAAATGGGTGGACGGTGAGTGTGAGGACATCACAGGCCCTGAATGTCCTGCAGG TTTTATCCGCCCTCCTCTGATCATGCTGTCGGTGGATGGGTTCCGGGCCTCCTACATGAAGAAGGGCAAAGCGGTGATCCCCAACCTGGAGAAACTGA GAACATGTGGCACTCATGCACCCTACATGCGACCAGTGTACCCCTCCAAAACTTTCCCCAATTTGTATACTCTTGCCACG GGGCTTTATCCTGAGTCTCATGGAATAGTGGGAAACTCCATGCATGACCCTGTGTTCGACGCCAACTTCCActtgagggggagggagaaactgAACCACCGCTGGTGGGGTGGCCAACCT ATCTGGATCACTGCAGAGAAGCAAGGGGTGAAGGCAGGCACCTTCTTCTGGCCGTG GGTGATTCCACTGGAGAGGAGAATCCTGACCATCTTGCGTTGGCTAAGTCTTCCTGACGATGAGAG GCCCTATGTGTACGCTGTCCACTCAGAGCAGCCTGACACCTTCGGACACAGACTGGGGCCCTTCAGCACTGAG TTGGACAACCCCCTGAGGGAGATTGATAATGTCATTGGACAGCTGATGAACGGCCTGAAGCAGATGAACCTACACCGCTGTGTCAACATCATCGTCGTTGGAGACCATG GAATGGAGGAGGCCCACTGTGATAGGACTGAGTTCCTCAGTACCTATCCTGTGAACGTGGATGAGATCAATCTGATCCCTGGATCTCTTGGGAGAATCCGGGCCCGGGATCCCAAATCAACCACCT ATGACCCAAAAGTAGTTGTGGCAAATCTTACA TGTAAAATGCCAACCCAGCACTTTAAGCCTTACTTGAAACAACACCTCCCGAAACGGCTTCACTACGCCAACAACCGCAGAATTGAGGCTGTCCACTTACTCATGGAGAGAAAGTGGCACGTTGCTTG GAAAGTACCTGAAAACAGGAGGCATCCTGGGAGATGTGGTTTCTTTGGTGACCACGGATTTGACAATAAGATCACCAGTATGCGG ACAATCTTTTTGGGCTATGGACCAAGCTTTATGTTCCAGACCAAAGTGGCAGAATTTGAAAATATCGAGTTGTACAATGTCATGTGCG ACCTCCTGGGCTTAGTCCCTGCCCCTAACAATGGAACCCATGGCAGTCTGAATGACATGCTGAAAGCTCCTCCTTTCACACCGATCATGCCAGAGGAAGTGACCGCACCCACCACCTCTGACACCACCTCTGCCACAACCTACGACTTGGGATGTAGCTGTGACAATGAG AACAAAGTAGAGGAGAACAATCAGAGATTCAGCCCAGCAGCAGATG AAGCCACACACCTCCCCTTCGGTCGACCAGCGGTTATTTTCCAAACGACGTACAGCCTCCTCTTCCACAGTGATTTCATCAGTGGATACAGCCAGGAGCTCTCCATGCCCCTATGGACGTCATTCACAGTGCCCAAACAA GAAGAAGTCACGCCCCTCCCTGAGCCTGAgccagtgagtgagtgtgtgagagcaGACCTGCGGGTCCCTCCTGAACACAGCCAGGCCTGCACCACCTACAGCCAGGATACAGACGTCTCCTATGGCTTCCTCTATCCACCAG AGCTGGCCCTGTCTCCTGAATCAAAATATGATGCATCACTGATCACAAACACCGTTCCCATGTACCCTGCATTCAAAA AAGTATGGAGCTACCTCCAGGGGACTCTTCTCAAGCGCTACGCAGAGGAGAATAACGGCATCAATGTGGTCACCGGTCCCATCTTTGACAACAACTACGATGGCCTCCGGGACACCACCATGAAGATCAAAGA ATACGCCGCAGTCTCGGCTCCGGTCCCCACACACTACTATGTAGTGATCACCAGCTGTCAGGATGTCAACCAGACGGCCGGGGTGTGTGACGGCCCCCTCAATGTCTTCTCCTTCCTCCTACCCCACCGCTCAGACAACGACGAGAGCTGCAAG AGCTCAGAGGACGAGTCGCAGTGGGTGGAGGAGCTGCTGAAGCTACACACAGCGCGGGTCAGAGACGTGGAGATCCTCACAGGCCTGGACTTGTACCGCTCCACCACCCTGAACTACACCCAGACCCTCTCCCTCAAGACCTACCTGCACACCTTCGAGAGTGACAcctaa
- the LOC139558957 gene encoding autotaxin-like isoform X1, which produces MLLGKLLVVLFALLAGSSVSVAYVFQASRPGEDAGSPPQTKTISDSLWVSSAGSCKGRCFELEEALPPGCRCDNLCKTYYSCCSDFDEHCLKTAGGFECSEDRCGETRNDEHACHCSEDCLEKGDCCTNYKALCKGDTKWVDGECEDITGPECPAGFIRPPLIMLSVDGFRASYMKKGKAVIPNLEKLRTCGTHAPYMRPVYPSKTFPNLYTLATGLYPESHGIVGNSMHDPVFDANFHLRGREKLNHRWWGGQPIWITAEKQGVKAGTFFWPWVIPLERRILTILRWLSLPDDERPYVYAVHSEQPDTFGHRLGPFSTELDNPLREIDNVIGQLMNGLKQMNLHRCVNIIVVGDHGMEEAHCDRTEFLSTYPVNVDEINLIPGSLGRIRARDPKSTTYDPKVVVANLTCKMPTQHFKPYLKQHLPKRLHYANNRRIEAVHLLMERKWHVAWKVPENRRHPGRCGFFGDHGFDNKITSMRTIFLGYGPSFMFQTKVAEFENIELYNVMCDLLGLVPAPNNGTHGSLNDMLKAPPFTPIMPEEVTAPTTSDTTSATTYDLGCSCDNENKVEENNQRFSPAADGKQNQSMDCCLTLSINCSQEATHLPFGRPAVIFQTTYSLLFHSDFISGYSQELSMPLWTSFTVPKQEEVTPLPEPEPVSECVRADLRVPPEHSQACTTYSQDTDVSYGFLYPPELALSPESKYDASLITNTVPMYPAFKKVWSYLQGTLLKRYAEENNGINVVTGPIFDNNYDGLRDTTMKIKEYAAVSAPVPTHYYVVITSCQDVNQTAGVCDGPLNVFSFLLPHRSDNDESCKSSEDESQWVEELLKLHTARVRDVEILTGLDLYRSTTLNYTQTLSLKTYLHTFESDT; this is translated from the exons ATGTTACTGGGAAAATTG TTAGTTGTTCTCTTCGCACTCCTTGCGGGATCCAGTGTTAGTGTGGCATATGTCTTTCAAGCAAGTCGACCTGGAGAAGATGCAGGATCTCcgccacaaaccaaaa CTATCTCAGACTCCCTGTGGGTTAGTTCAGCAGGATCATGTAAGGGCAGATGTTTCGAATTGGAAGAAGCTTTACCGCCAGGTTGCAGATGTGACAACTTGTGCAAAACCTACTACAGCTGCTGCTCAGATTTCGATGAGCACTGTTTAAAAACAG CGGGTGGCTTTGAGTGCAGTGAAGATCGCTGTGGGGAGACGAGGAATGATGAGCATGCATGCCACTGCTCAGAAGATTGTCTGGAGAAAGGAGACTGCTGCACCAACTACAAAGCCCTCTGCAAAG GAGACACTAAATGGGTGGACGGTGAGTGTGAGGACATCACAGGCCCTGAATGTCCTGCAGG TTTTATCCGCCCTCCTCTGATCATGCTGTCGGTGGATGGGTTCCGGGCCTCCTACATGAAGAAGGGCAAAGCGGTGATCCCCAACCTGGAGAAACTGA GAACATGTGGCACTCATGCACCCTACATGCGACCAGTGTACCCCTCCAAAACTTTCCCCAATTTGTATACTCTTGCCACG GGGCTTTATCCTGAGTCTCATGGAATAGTGGGAAACTCCATGCATGACCCTGTGTTCGACGCCAACTTCCActtgagggggagggagaaactgAACCACCGCTGGTGGGGTGGCCAACCT ATCTGGATCACTGCAGAGAAGCAAGGGGTGAAGGCAGGCACCTTCTTCTGGCCGTG GGTGATTCCACTGGAGAGGAGAATCCTGACCATCTTGCGTTGGCTAAGTCTTCCTGACGATGAGAG GCCCTATGTGTACGCTGTCCACTCAGAGCAGCCTGACACCTTCGGACACAGACTGGGGCCCTTCAGCACTGAG TTGGACAACCCCCTGAGGGAGATTGATAATGTCATTGGACAGCTGATGAACGGCCTGAAGCAGATGAACCTACACCGCTGTGTCAACATCATCGTCGTTGGAGACCATG GAATGGAGGAGGCCCACTGTGATAGGACTGAGTTCCTCAGTACCTATCCTGTGAACGTGGATGAGATCAATCTGATCCCTGGATCTCTTGGGAGAATCCGGGCCCGGGATCCCAAATCAACCACCT ATGACCCAAAAGTAGTTGTGGCAAATCTTACA TGTAAAATGCCAACCCAGCACTTTAAGCCTTACTTGAAACAACACCTCCCGAAACGGCTTCACTACGCCAACAACCGCAGAATTGAGGCTGTCCACTTACTCATGGAGAGAAAGTGGCACGTTGCTTG GAAAGTACCTGAAAACAGGAGGCATCCTGGGAGATGTGGTTTCTTTGGTGACCACGGATTTGACAATAAGATCACCAGTATGCGG ACAATCTTTTTGGGCTATGGACCAAGCTTTATGTTCCAGACCAAAGTGGCAGAATTTGAAAATATCGAGTTGTACAATGTCATGTGCG ACCTCCTGGGCTTAGTCCCTGCCCCTAACAATGGAACCCATGGCAGTCTGAATGACATGCTGAAAGCTCCTCCTTTCACACCGATCATGCCAGAGGAAGTGACCGCACCCACCACCTCTGACACCACCTCTGCCACAACCTACGACTTGGGATGTAGCTGTGACAATGAG AACAAAGTAGAGGAGAACAATCAGAGATTCAGCCCAGCAGCAGATG gtaaacaaaaccaaagcatggattgctgtcttaCCTTGTCCATAAACTGTTCACAGG AAGCCACACACCTCCCCTTCGGTCGACCAGCGGTTATTTTCCAAACGACGTACAGCCTCCTCTTCCACAGTGATTTCATCAGTGGATACAGCCAGGAGCTCTCCATGCCCCTATGGACGTCATTCACAGTGCCCAAACAA GAAGAAGTCACGCCCCTCCCTGAGCCTGAgccagtgagtgagtgtgtgagagcaGACCTGCGGGTCCCTCCTGAACACAGCCAGGCCTGCACCACCTACAGCCAGGATACAGACGTCTCCTATGGCTTCCTCTATCCACCAG AGCTGGCCCTGTCTCCTGAATCAAAATATGATGCATCACTGATCACAAACACCGTTCCCATGTACCCTGCATTCAAAA AAGTATGGAGCTACCTCCAGGGGACTCTTCTCAAGCGCTACGCAGAGGAGAATAACGGCATCAATGTGGTCACCGGTCCCATCTTTGACAACAACTACGATGGCCTCCGGGACACCACCATGAAGATCAAAGA ATACGCCGCAGTCTCGGCTCCGGTCCCCACACACTACTATGTAGTGATCACCAGCTGTCAGGATGTCAACCAGACGGCCGGGGTGTGTGACGGCCCCCTCAATGTCTTCTCCTTCCTCCTACCCCACCGCTCAGACAACGACGAGAGCTGCAAG AGCTCAGAGGACGAGTCGCAGTGGGTGGAGGAGCTGCTGAAGCTACACACAGCGCGGGTCAGAGACGTGGAGATCCTCACAGGCCTGGACTTGTACCGCTCCACCACCCTGAACTACACCCAGACCCTCTCCCTCAAGACCTACCTGCACACCTTCGAGAGTGACAcctaa